In Sulfitobacter albidus, the following proteins share a genomic window:
- a CDS encoding CinA family protein, with protein MRSDILALARARGVMIATAESCTAGMVAAALTDLPGSSAIFDRGFVTYTNAAKIEMLGVDPATLDAHGAVSEPVASEMAAGALARSQAQIAVSLSGIAGPGGSEHKPEGRVCFALAGPDGVHTQTVEFGALGRDVVRAAARDHALGMILDALRALSAP; from the coding sequence ATGCGCTCTGACATCCTTGCCCTCGCCCGCGCGCGGGGCGTGATGATCGCCACGGCGGAAAGCTGCACCGCAGGCATGGTCGCCGCCGCGCTGACCGATCTGCCCGGCAGCTCCGCGATTTTCGACCGTGGTTTTGTGACCTACACCAATGCGGCCAAGATCGAGATGCTGGGCGTGGACCCCGCAACGCTCGACGCGCATGGTGCTGTGTCCGAGCCTGTCGCCTCTGAGATGGCGGCGGGGGCGCTGGCCCGTTCCCAGGCGCAGATCGCCGTGTCGCTCAGCGGGATCGCGGGGCCCGGCGGGTCGGAGCATAAGCCCGAGGGGCGCGTGTGCTTTGCCCTCGCAGGCCCGGACGGGGTGCACACGCAAACGGTGGAATTCGGCGCCTTGGGCCGCGACGTTGTGCGCGCAGCGGCGCGCGATCACGCGTTGGGGATGATCCTTGACGCGCTACGCGCCCTGTCCGCGCCCTAG
- a CDS encoding bifunctional 2-C-methyl-D-erythritol 4-phosphate cytidylyltransferase/2-C-methyl-D-erythritol 2,4-cyclodiphosphate synthase has translation MTVTALIVAAGRGTRAGGALPKQWQPLAGRRVIDHTIEAFARHPGVGAIVVVLHAQDMAEAPALEARGITVVAGGAERSDSVRAGLAACTGTRVLIHDAARCCVQAVVIDGVLSALDTHAGAAPGLPVTDALWHGAQGAVTGTQARDGLFAAQTPQGFDLVAIRAAHDAYTGPAADDVAVARAYGIDVAITPGSADNLKITGPDDFARAARILESTMDIRTGNGFDVHAFGPGDRVMLCGVAIPHDRGLKGHSDADVGLHTITDAIYGALCAGDIGTHFPPSDPQWKGAESHIFLTHAAEMARDQGYTLTHVDCTLICEAPKVGPHAAAMRAEVARISGIEIERVSVKATTSERLGFTGRGEGIACMATATLVKP, from the coding sequence ATGACAGTCACGGCGCTGATCGTCGCCGCCGGACGCGGCACGCGCGCGGGCGGTGCGCTGCCAAAACAGTGGCAACCGCTCGCCGGGCGGCGGGTGATCGATCACACGATCGAGGCGTTCGCGCGCCACCCCGGCGTGGGCGCGATCGTCGTGGTGCTGCACGCGCAGGATATGGCCGAGGCCCCCGCGCTTGAGGCACGCGGGATCACCGTCGTTGCCGGCGGGGCTGAGCGGTCGGACAGCGTGCGCGCGGGGCTCGCCGCCTGCACCGGCACACGGGTGCTGATCCACGATGCGGCGCGCTGCTGCGTGCAGGCGGTGGTGATCGACGGGGTTTTGTCAGCGCTCGACACGCACGCGGGTGCGGCGCCGGGTCTGCCGGTGACCGACGCGCTCTGGCACGGTGCCCAGGGGGCTGTGACCGGCACTCAGGCCCGAGACGGGCTTTTTGCGGCGCAGACGCCGCAGGGGTTCGATCTCGTCGCGATTCGTGCGGCCCACGATGCCTACACCGGCCCCGCCGCCGATGATGTGGCCGTGGCGCGTGCCTATGGGATCGACGTTGCCATTACCCCCGGCAGCGCCGATAACCTGAAAATCACCGGCCCGGATGATTTCGCCCGCGCCGCGCGCATATTGGAGAGCACGATGGACATCCGCACCGGCAACGGCTTTGACGTACACGCCTTCGGGCCGGGCGATCGCGTGATGCTCTGCGGGGTCGCGATCCCGCATGATCGGGGCCTCAAGGGGCATTCGGACGCGGACGTGGGCCTGCATACGATCACCGATGCGATCTACGGCGCGCTCTGCGCGGGCGACATCGGCACCCATTTCCCGCCCTCCGATCCGCAGTGGAAAGGCGCCGAGAGCCATATCTTCCTGACGCACGCGGCAGAGATGGCCCGCGATCAGGGATACACCCTCACCCATGTCGATTGCACCCTCATCTGCGAGGCGCCAAAGGTCGGACCCCACGCCGCAGCCATGCGCGCCGAGGTGGCCCGCATCAGCGGGATCGAGATTGAGCGGGTGTCGGTCAAGGCCACCACGTCAGAACGGTTGGGCTTTACCGGCCGGGGCGAAGGCATCGCCTGCATGGCCACCGCAACGCTGGTGAAGCCATGA
- the dusB gene encoding tRNA dihydrouridine synthase DusB codes for MRLPLDASPPVLLAPMAGITDLPFRSLVSGFGAGLVVSEMIASGELLTDRPGTREKAELGLGERATSVQIAGREAAPMAEAARMLAGQGARIIDINMGCPAKKVTQGASGSALMRTPDHALRLIEAVVAAVDVPVTLKTRLGWDDGMLNAAEIATRAEAAGVQMITIHGRTRCQFYKGRADWAAIRPVVEAVRIPVIANGDIVDTATARMALAQSGAAGVMIGRGVQGQPWLLAQVAHALHGTPAPQVPAGEALVQLVAEHHAAMLDFYGPDLGLRVARKHLGWYMERAGTPAADRRAVMTARDAGAVRDLLGPALLPAQERAA; via the coding sequence ATGCGCCTGCCGCTCGATGCCTCACCACCGGTTTTGCTGGCCCCGATGGCCGGCATCACGGATCTGCCGTTTCGCAGTCTCGTGTCGGGATTTGGCGCGGGGCTGGTCGTGTCGGAAATGATCGCGTCAGGCGAATTGCTGACGGACCGCCCCGGCACCCGCGAAAAGGCCGAGCTGGGATTGGGCGAGCGCGCAACCTCGGTCCAGATCGCCGGGCGCGAGGCCGCCCCAATGGCCGAAGCTGCGCGGATGCTGGCGGGGCAGGGCGCGCGGATCATCGACATCAACATGGGCTGCCCGGCCAAGAAGGTGACGCAGGGCGCCTCCGGCTCGGCGCTGATGCGCACGCCCGATCACGCGCTGCGGCTGATCGAGGCGGTGGTGGCGGCCGTCGACGTGCCCGTCACGCTCAAGACGCGGCTGGGCTGGGACGACGGGATGCTGAACGCCGCCGAAATCGCCACGCGGGCCGAAGCGGCCGGCGTGCAGATGATCACCATCCACGGGCGCACGCGCTGTCAGTTCTACAAGGGCCGCGCGGACTGGGCGGCGATCCGCCCGGTGGTCGAGGCGGTGCGCATCCCCGTCATCGCCAATGGCGACATCGTCGACACGGCAACCGCCCGCATGGCGTTGGCGCAATCGGGGGCGGCGGGCGTCATGATCGGGCGCGGCGTGCAGGGGCAACCGTGGCTTTTGGCGCAGGTGGCACACGCGCTCCACGGCACGCCCGCGCCGCAGGTGCCTGCGGGCGAGGCGCTGGTGCAGCTTGTGGCCGAGCATCACGCGGCCATGCTGGATTTCTACGGGCCCGATCTGGGCCTGCGCGTGGCCCGCAAACACCTCGGCTGGTATATGGAGCGCGCGGGCACCCCCGCCGCCGACCGTCGCGCAGTGATGACCGCACGCGACGCAGGCGCGGTGCGCGATCTGCTCGGCCCGGCGTTGCTGCCCGCGCAGGAGCGCGCCGCATGA
- a CDS encoding MmgE/PrpD family protein, translated as MSKKSWHISTISHKYHACCHGLHATLEALSGAQVDPERLASIRIRTHPRWMSVCNIADPKTGLEAKFSYAQVAAMAILGHATGRIENFNDAMTRDPQVRALRDIVEVMEDESLTETQAQVTLTLKSGEVRRLRHDLMAPITLEARSLKLRAKVDALLSEDRAAPLWQAVIGQDLEAVTATF; from the coding sequence ATGTCGAAAAAGTCGTGGCACATCAGCACGATCAGCCACAAATACCACGCCTGCTGCCACGGGCTGCACGCCACGCTTGAGGCGCTGAGCGGGGCGCAGGTCGATCCCGAAAGGCTCGCCTCGATCCGCATCCGCACGCATCCGCGTTGGATGAGCGTGTGCAACATCGCGGATCCCAAGACGGGGCTTGAGGCAAAGTTCAGCTATGCGCAGGTTGCGGCGATGGCGATCCTTGGCCACGCGACCGGGCGGATCGAGAATTTCAACGATGCAATGACGCGGGATCCACAGGTGCGCGCGCTGCGCGACATCGTCGAGGTGATGGAGGATGAAAGCCTGACGGAGACGCAGGCGCAGGTGACGCTGACCCTCAAATCCGGCGAGGTGCGCCGGCTGCGCCACGATCTGATGGCGCCGATCACCCTTGAGGCGCGCAGCCTGAAACTGCGCGCCAAGGTCGACGCGCTGCTGAGTGAAGATCGCGCGGCGCCTCTCTGGCAGGCGGTCATCGGCCAGGATCTGGAGGCCGTGACGGCGACCTTCTAG
- a CDS encoding type II toxin-antitoxin system RatA family toxin, with translation MPTHSETRTLPYTAQQMYDLVADVGRYPEFLPWTAAARIKRDEVVGDHRVMDADLVISFKVFRERFTSRVKLWDETKHIDTEYLDGPFKKMVSTWKFRDVDGGCEVDFFVDFEFKNAILQRIIGVVFNEAMQRVVKAFEKRAQALYG, from the coding sequence ATGCCCACCCATTCAGAGACCCGAACGCTGCCCTATACCGCGCAGCAGATGTACGACCTTGTGGCCGATGTGGGGCGCTATCCCGAATTCCTGCCATGGACCGCCGCCGCGCGCATCAAACGCGACGAGGTCGTGGGCGACCACCGGGTGATGGACGCCGATCTGGTGATTTCGTTCAAGGTTTTTCGCGAGCGGTTCACCAGCCGGGTAAAGCTGTGGGACGAGACGAAGCATATCGATACCGAATACCTTGACGGGCCGTTCAAAAAAATGGTCTCGACCTGGAAGTTCCGCGATGTCGACGGCGGCTGCGAGGTCGATTTCTTTGTCGATTTCGAATTCAAGAACGCAATTTTGCAGCGCATCATCGGGGTGGTGTTCAACGAGGCGATGCAGCGCGTTGTCAAAGCGTTTGAGAAGCGCGCGCAGGCGCTTTATGGCTAA
- a CDS encoding phosphatidylglycerophosphatase A family protein, translating to MTLARLIGTVLGAGYIRPAPGTWGSLVALPWAWLLHVIGGFPLLALGIVAAFLKGWWATSKMTAGSDDHDPSEIVVDELVGQWIALLPLSIASWRMGIDITVMWPGWIAAFALFRLFDIWKPGPIGWADRRGDALGVMLDDVIAGVFAAIGVVVLAGAYHAL from the coding sequence ATGACGCTCGCGCGGCTGATCGGCACGGTGCTGGGCGCGGGTTACATCCGTCCGGCGCCGGGCACCTGGGGCTCGCTGGTGGCGTTGCCCTGGGCGTGGCTGCTGCATGTGATCGGCGGGTTTCCCCTGCTGGCGCTGGGGATCGTGGCTGCTTTCCTCAAGGGGTGGTGGGCCACGTCGAAAATGACGGCGGGAAGTGACGATCACGATCCGTCGGAAATCGTCGTGGACGAGCTGGTCGGCCAATGGATCGCCCTGCTGCCGCTGTCGATTGCAAGCTGGCGCATGGGGATCGACATCACCGTGATGTGGCCGGGTTGGATCGCTGCCTTTGCGCTGTTTCGCCTCTTCGACATCTGGAAACCCGGTCCCATCGGCTGGGCCGACCGGCGCGGCGACGCGTTGGGCGTGATGCTGGACGATGTGATCGCCGGTGTATTCGCCGCCATTGGCGTGGTTGTGCTGGCGGGGGCGTATCATGCGCTCTGA